Genomic segment of Frankiaceae bacterium:
TGCCGTGCCGAGCGAGGGGATGAACGCCATCGCCATGCCGGCCGCGGTCACGAGCGACGCCGGCAGGACGTCGACCAGGAAGCTGCCTCCGGCGTCGATGAACGACAGCCACACGAGACCAGCGGCCAACGTCGCGAGACCGGCGACGGTCATGGCGTTCGGGCCGAACCGGGCGGTCAGCCTCGGCGCGACCGCGACCATCCCGACCATGATGCCGACCGTCAGCGGGAGGAGCGCGGCGCCGGACGCGAACGCGCCCAGGCCGAGGATCTGCTGCAGGTACAGGTTGACGAAGAAGAACATCGGGATCCAGGCGGCGCCGAGCAGCAGCTGCGCGACGTTCGCCGCGGCGAGGTTCGGCGCGCGGAAGATGCCCAGGCGCATCAGCGGTTGCCGCAGCCGCATCTGCAGGACGACGAACACGCCCAGCAGCGCGAGGCCGCCGAGCCCGGCGACCACCGTGCTGCTGGAGGTCCAGCCGGCCTCGGGGGCGCGGACGATCGCGAACACGACGGCAGCCAGTCCGAGCGTTGCGGTCGTGGCGCCGGCGAGGTCGAGCGAGCCACGGCCGGTCGTGCCGGCCGGCATCACCGAGCGGGTGAGCAGCAACACGACGACGGCGATGGGCACGTTGACGAAGAACACCCACGGCCACGACGCGTACTCAGTGAGCACGCCGCCGAGGAACACCCCGGCGGTCCCCCCGGCGGGCGCGGCCGCGCCGTACAGCGCGAGCGCCTTCGGGAGGTCCCTCGTGCCGCCGAACACCTGGAACAGCATGGTGAGCGCGGCAGGGGCGATGAGCGCGGAGCCGGCGCCCTGGACGGCGCGGCCGGTCAGCTCGACGGCGATGCCGTCGGCGAGTCCGGCGACGAGGGAGCCGACGCCGAGGACCGCCCACCCGGTGGTGAAGACGCGGCGGGCGCCGAACAGGTCGGACAGCCGCCCGCCGAGCAGCAGCAGACCGCCGAAGGCGACGACGTAGGCGTTGAACACCCAGGACAGGTCCTGCGGGTCGAACCCGAGGTCGGCCTGCATCTCCGGCAGGGCGACGCCGATGATCGACGTGTCCATGATG
This window contains:
- a CDS encoding MFS transporter; protein product: MTTTAPAASSTSSRRWLALALIAAAQFMVIMDTSIIGVALPEMQADLGFDPQDLSWVFNAYVVAFGGLLLLGGRLSDLFGARRVFTTGWAVLGVGSLVAGLADGIAVELTGRAVQGAGSALIAPAALTMLFQVFGGTRDLPKALALYGAAAPAGGTAGVFLGGVLTEYASWPWVFFVNVPIAVVVLLLTRSVMPAGTTGRGSLDLAGATTATLGLAAVVFAIVRAPEAGWTSSSTVVAGLGGLALLGVFVVLQMRLRQPLMRLGIFRAPNLAAANVAQLLLGAAWIPMFFFVNLYLQQILGLGAFASGAALLPLTVGIMVGMVAVAPRLTARFGPNAMTVAGLATLAAGLVWLSFIDAGGSFLVDVLPASLVTAAGMAMAFIPSLGTALSSAAPEEGGLAAGIVNTSYQIGSALGLAAMTAVAAAFGAGEARNAAELTHGFSAALLGAAGIAAVGAVLAAVMLEKPADATADGSGERELVAA